The segment TATTATGCTACCACAAAAAGACGGCATGGAAGTATGTAAGGAAATACGTAAGCAGCACCAAATGCCGATCATCATGCTCACAGCCAAGGATTCCGAGATTGACAAGGTACTCGGCCTTGAGTTAGGAGCGGATGATTATGTCACGAAGCCCTTTAGCGCTCGTGAATTAATTGCTCGTGTAAAGGCAAATTTACGCCGTCATCAGCAAATTGCTGAGCCTGAGCAAGGGACAGAAATTAAAGACATTGCAGTCGGGCCATTGATGATTCATCCGAATTCATACAATGTGACGAAAGAAGGGCAGATGATCGAACTCACGCACCGGGAGTTTGAACTGTTGCATTATTTGGCTCGTCATATCGGGCAAGTGATGACACGTGAACATTTGCTACAAACCGTATGGGGTTACGATTATTTTGGGGATGTGCGTACGGTAGACGTCACTGTCAGGAGACTACGCGAGAAAATTGAAGATAATCCGAGTCATCCGACCATCCTCGTTACACGGCGTGGTGTCGGATATTACTTAAAGCTTCAGGATCCTGAGGTCGAATGAAATCGAGAGAACGTGTCAGCTTTTTTAAATCGATTCATGTCAAAATCATTCTCGTGTATGTGCTTTTGCTTCTAATTGCTATGCAAGTGATCGGTGTTTACTTTGTCCAAGAACTAGAAGAGCAGCTGTTAAGCAGCTTTTCCAACTCTACCAATGAGCGGGCTCACGTCCTCGCTTACACGATTGAAGAAGAAATGTTAAAGGAACGAGGTCCAGATGATCCCTCGCTGGAGTCAACCATTCGGGATAGTCTCCGTGATTTTATTTCCAATGATATCCGTGAAATTCAAGTGATTGACAGCCGAAACCGTGTCTTGATGACGTCTAATCCATATGACACATCCATTGTCGGTAAACGGACGCTCAATTTGCTCGTCAAACGATCCCTCGTTGTTGGCGTGACCCAGGAAAAATGGATGATTGATCCACGAAGTGGTGACCGCCTTCGCGTCGTTGTCGTTCCGTTCAAATCAGGAGAAGAAACGATTGGCGCAATTTATGTATCGGCAAATGCAGAACAAGTGTATGATCAGCTGAGTATCATCAATGACATTCTCATTAAGGGCGTTGTCATTGCCCTATTGCTAACGATTGTTTTAGGTGTGTTTTTAGCGAATACGATCACTCGTCCGGTCGCCGATATGAGAAAGCAGGCTCTCGTCTTAGCGAAAGGTGATTTTTCCAGAAAAGTTAAAGTTTACGGTGACGATGAGATTGGTCAGCTCGCTTATACGTTTAATGGGATGACACGTAAGCTGGAGGAGGCTCAGGCTACGACCGACAGTGAGCGACGTAAATTAAGCTCTGTTCTAACGCATATGACTGATGGAGTGATTGCGACCGACCGTTATGGCCAAGTGATTTTAGTGAATCAGCCAGCTGAGCAGATGCTAAGTGCGTCTGGCGATGAAATGGTTGGAAAACCGATTGTGCAAGTCCTTCGTCTCGAAGAAGAAGGCGTCACTTGGGAAGGACTTTTCCGTGACATGGACTCGATGTTGCTCGATTACAGCGATACCCTGCCAGAGAATGAGCAATTGATCGTGAAAGCAAGCTTTTCTGTGATTCAGAAAGAAAGTGGATTACCGAATGGCTTGATAACGGTATTACACGATGTTACAGAGCAAGAGCAAATCGAACGAGAACGTCGTGAATTTGTTGCAAACGTATCACATGAGCTTCGTACACCGCTAACAACGATGAAAAGTTATATAGAAGCGTTGACCGATGGTGCTTGGCAGGACGATAAGTTGGCCCCGAAGTTTTTATATGTCACGCAAAATGAAACCGATCGGATGATTCGACTCGTCAACGATTTATTGCAGCTCTCAAAAATGGACAGTAAAGAAGAGCAGCTACATTTAGTCGAGGTAGATGTGGT is part of the Litoribacterium kuwaitense genome and harbors:
- the yycF gene encoding response regulator YycF, whose amino-acid sequence is MDKHILVVDDEQPIADILQFNLEKEGFTVTCAYDGDEALEKLSEDVPDLVLLDIMLPQKDGMEVCKEIRKQHQMPIIMLTAKDSEIDKVLGLELGADDYVTKPFSARELIARVKANLRRHQQIAEPEQGTEIKDIAVGPLMIHPNSYNVTKEGQMIELTHREFELLHYLARHIGQVMTREHLLQTVWGYDYFGDVRTVDVTVRRLREKIEDNPSHPTILVTRRGVGYYLKLQDPEVE
- the walK gene encoding cell wall metabolism sensor histidine kinase WalK — protein: MKSRERVSFFKSIHVKIILVYVLLLLIAMQVIGVYFVQELEEQLLSSFSNSTNERAHVLAYTIEEEMLKERGPDDPSLESTIRDSLRDFISNDIREIQVIDSRNRVLMTSNPYDTSIVGKRTLNLLVKRSLVVGVTQEKWMIDPRSGDRLRVVVVPFKSGEETIGAIYVSANAEQVYDQLSIINDILIKGVVIALLLTIVLGVFLANTITRPVADMRKQALVLAKGDFSRKVKVYGDDEIGQLAYTFNGMTRKLEEAQATTDSERRKLSSVLTHMTDGVIATDRYGQVILVNQPAEQMLSASGDEMVGKPIVQVLRLEEEGVTWEGLFRDMDSMLLDYSDTLPENEQLIVKASFSVIQKESGLPNGLITVLHDVTEQEQIERERREFVANVSHELRTPLTTMKSYIEALTDGAWQDDKLAPKFLYVTQNETDRMIRLVNDLLQLSKMDSKEEQLHLVEVDVVDFFNHIIDRFEMTKGDDFHFDRSLPEEPLYVALDQDKITQVLDNVLSNALKYSPEGGTIIPSLEKQGEFVKISIKDEGVGIARDKVDKIFDRFYRADKARSRKLGGTGLGLAIAREMVLAHGGKIWATSALNNGTTIHLTLPIRPQDGQEVDNLS